A region of the Plasmodium sp. gorilla clade G2 genome assembly, chromosome: 9 genome:
aatattattgtattattatctttataataaattataatacttatatatattaatatattttgtttcaaTATTAtgcttaatatatataatactacatttatttttatattaatttttatttatttgttattaatacaaaagtacagttttattattataactcaaattatataaataacaaacatatatatatatatatattggtgTTCTTCCAagcaaaataataaaattataaaaaaataaataaaaagaaaataaaatatttattagcatatattatagttaattttttataaggtATAAAACaattccatatatatatatatcatatatttgcATTATAGaagatataatttatattcgttttcatattttatttgaatgatgtttttaataattctgtATATTCTGTATGTAACTGTTTTATTAACCTTCTCCATGTTAATCTATAAgccattataaatattttaaattcaaatatattatgaggAGTACCAGTTAACCATCTTTGAAAAATTTCATTAATAGTCttataatgattattattatattttttaactaTCATATTACATTCATTTAATATGTTATTCAATTTGTCATGTGGCAATCTACTTCTATTTCTTAGTCTCAAAaattgattatataaatttctttttaaaaggGTAAATTtgttttcttcattttttacgACTCTTTTCCATAGATCTAATAATTTATTGGTTTCGTCAGTTTCATTTCCCAATAATGAAAtgtctttatttatttgtaaatcATTTTTGTTTGTTAATAATGTGCAGTCActatttttatcaaaatttatttcatatgtagcacatatatctttatttaataaatctttaaataatgatttattttcACTGAATACATTCGATACATCTGCATTAAGAAATTGACTTAATATATCATTCTCTTCTAATACCATAACctccttattattattacataaccTTAATATACTATTAGCACGTTCTATTGTAGAATTACCAAAATCAGGACTGTAAAAATCACCTAATTTACTTAAAAATTCTTCTACTGATTCTTCTCTATGAGTAttagaataatataattctaAAAGATTCTCGTCAATAAGTTCCTTCGTATTATTAAATGTTTTTTCTGTTGGAGTCTCAACAGCAACATCAACAGATTCATTGGAAGACATAATCCTTctaaatatatgattattaaaTTGAATAGGGGAAGGATAATCATTTAATCCATCACAATTAAActgtgtaaaaaaaaaaaaaaaaaaaaaaaaaaaagatatattaaatataatatttaaatatacatatatatatatatatatattataatatattagattATTAAAATACCTTTATAGGGTAATTTACAAATCCCAAAATGactgataatatataaattttataattttgaaatatattcattttgaaaaaaacAGAACagctaatatatatttggttatatatataatataattattattttattatatatttataaatatctaaatttttataagaaaatcagtatagaaatatatccaaattattttactttataatattctatactaaaaatataataaacaaataccttataaatattattaaaactatattttacaataaaaaaaaaaaaaaataaaaataaaataaggaaaaaaaactTTTCAAAAGAATaacaatttaataaaaaaaaaatattaaattattaatatcatgtatatataattatataatgaaaaatacaaaatatatatatttgaagaatctcatattttttaaaaatataaatcgaaaagtaatattaaaaaaaaaataaataaataataaaaataaaaaataatattaatttaaataatatataataatatagttatattatttatttattatttttttttttttttaattaaatattattaaagaatttattatagtatatcaataaaaataaagacaaAATGCATGctcttaaaaataataatatttcataaaatacGAAAAACACGTAtacttcatttatatatacatataattgtatatatgtatataaatataatttatcattCATTCTATATGAAACGCTAGAGGATATACATGCATTTTTCTATTCCCTTattttagaaatatatattatttattttatatataactatatatattataattgttatatacaaaaaaaattaaaaaatagaataaaataaatatttaaacattAGAATTAAAAACATGTAATATGGTTAatgtaattttaatttattttctatatattatataattttataaatatgtacaaTAAATTagtataaaaaagaattacaatagtaataagaaaaagaaaaataattaaaaaatacaaaaatgatataatattaaataataaactatttcaaaatgtatattcatacactatatatataaatataatttttaattaacaATAAtactattttatataaaaaggaaaacaaaaaattttcaGCTCTATTAAACccttagaaaaaaaaaaaaaaaaaagaaaaagaaagaaagaaaatcattttataatatatatatatatatatatatatatatttaatacaaaTGTATGATTAATTGATGATTTTATTctattatacaaaatatataaagtactcatcaatattatttataatgtgtttttattaatattaataatatatttatattattcatatattccATAAATAAtgacatattattaatttaatatatacacattaaATGCTATAtctttaaagaaaaattataatataaaacataatgatataatttcaaatgaaaataaatatatttacaattatATTTCTCATTGTTTgcttattttaattttggtaggacaaaaatattataaagaaaaaaaaaattaaatcaataaaagaaatatatttcttttattttttttataacttaACTGAAATGATGAAtactaaaaatattaaataatatataaaaaataaatttcatCCATATAAGAATAAggacatattataatttaataaatcaaaGAAAtactatattaaataaacttaattatttaaaatgaaaCTATTAGACGATAACGAAAGAAAAACACTCATTctcataaataatttaatagacTACGAACTACAACAAAATAATTCACAGTTATAtccaaattattatttatattcatttaaaattCGCAgaattcataataatataaatataaattataaatatgaaaactgtaaaaacaaattttaaattattttaaatgttaaatgtaagaaaaaaataaataataatttatataaagaaaatttacAATGTTTACATTATCAAAGACAAAAggattataaattttttttagaaatgttcttttattctcacattttaaatatattttcttttagtttttcaaaattaaaaaatttcttAAACATATGCTTTTTCTttcctaatatatatacattatttcaCATAATCCTTCCAATGACACTAACATATATTgtaaaatatgtaatttatCTCAATAGAACAGCTGTAGTCTCCTATCCTATGTCTATAATACTTCCATGTTTAATAATGGTCTTTTATTACATTAAAATGTGTGccaattcatatatataagtacGAATATTAAGAAATGAAATAATCAAAGTTATTCaaaaatcataatataaaaaaaatactaataataataataataatataaatatatatatatatatatatatatatattataataatatgttaccTACACATAAATAATGACTCAATAATAGtactttaaaatataatatttatacaattataaaaaccattattttaattttaatatatatatatatatatatatatatatatatatattacaaaatatgttaatttaatattatattaatgttattatatttgcataaaatacaatatctatgttatatatatatatatatatactaatagtattttatatatttcttttatttgtttatatgttttaataaacCAAACAAATAGTACATTAAACGTATATAcagttttattttatttcaattatatttattaaataaaataccaaatatataataaaatatataaatttgatCATTTTTTACTTTATACTTATAgtattgaaatatattataattcatgaggtcattatatatttatttaaaacaaaaacaattgatgcttatgaaaataaatacaaatatagtTGTTTAGTTTTTTAGataaatcaaataatttaaaaaaaaaataagctacaaaaaaaaggaatatctTTTAGTAAAATACTAcaaatttgtatttattcatttataacaTAAATTACACAtcataaaattattcaagaatatatgtgttattacatatttataaaaattaacagaatatataataacaaattatGGTtgtaaattaaattttttttatgttaacaTATAAGATAATTCAATTATTAAGAATactgataaaaaatatatatatataattgtctCATACAAAAAAcatgatttatttatttaaataggctctgtcattttatttataagatttttttcttccttgGGCCACAACCAAACAACAAGTAATACAACTACTATAActgtaataattattaacAAAATTGAGACGCCATAAATACCAAGAGGTACTATCACAGATGTTAAGCAGGAAAACATTGTATCACTcgtaatttttaaaattaaaactaaagaattaaaaataacaaaaatcaTACTTTCCGCTGCACATATACCTAAGAATTCTAAAAAAAGCCCAAGATTTTTCCAGAAACTTGTtcctttaaatatatttttgtataatttgttttttattttatgctTTCTTTCActcaaattaaataaatcgttcatttcatataatttatcttttattttgttttttctttcaaataaattaaagGAATCACTGATTTCAtagtatttattataatcaccAATTAATACATAATACGCTTTTAATTTATTCCTCACAACTTTATCTTGAAACTTTTTATCTCttcgttttcttttttcataattcttTTCCTTCTTCCTAAGATCCATTAATCTTTGAtagttttttaatttttgttctaccaattcttcatataataaatcaaatTCTATTGACTCATAATTTCTgctttcatttttaatatattcagcTAATGATTTATTAATCCTTATATGAAATTGTTTcttgtttttaattttttcaaatatatttataacattattattctataaagtgtgtaaatataaaattattataattagcagtaaaaaattattatatactaaaatataatgtattaaaaataaagaagctATTTAgttgtaatattttaaagtatattataaacacacactctataaagaaatatataaatatatttaacaaaCTTATTTgacattttaattaaaatatattatttaaaaaattataaaaatatagatatatataacacaCACCACATAAcatttcttatataattatccGTTATcgataataatttttctttcttgtttttgtttattttttttttttcattttcttcttatcTTACCTTATTGGAacctaatattatatttaatactagaacaaatataaatatcttaaaagaaagaaataacATCTTTACTTTCTACTCCTCATaataatttgtattattaatattaaattcatgaaaatataagaaatatatatatatatatttcttttttgatgatatttaatacattaaaaaatatacatttgaacatatacaataataacaatagttttattatttttttttatttctgaTATAACTTTTCAacacttatatatttatataaaataaattaatcaattaatttgatttttttctataaaaatcatttataaaatattttcattatttattcaataatatgatttatatttgatTTCTAAAACTTAATATAAATCCTAAACATAAATACACTAAATATAACCGTCATTTATCCTAACAGAAATAAtcctttaatttttataaacttCTATTAACGTGTGTATTCATAATAATCTAtacttttttcttctttaataatattaaatatatgcgGAAAAAACATTCCTAAATTCTTTatacaataataaattactatatataataatgtatattttttatatatactgacaatattatattaataatgttattataactaataaaattatatattatttttacactTTAAAACagtataagaaatatattattatatgttatcttatataaattactatatttataatatatattaaatttatatttctgtTCATCTCTCTTATTAATCCTTAGAAGGcaatattaattttacatACACTTAAAGTttcaatattaaaaatactattaattataaaaacatatgtTTTAAcataataagaaatatatatttacttcaATGTATTAAACTAATCacatcatttaaatattaaaataatattaaaaaaaaaaattatatatatatatatatatatatttttacatatattcatttaacatttaaaatttaccccataataagaataatacaccatagaaaataatatgatgtattaaaaaataagtatcattataataattattattattattattattttttttatttttttaattttataataaaaaaaaataagtagTAAATCAATAACAatttgataaatattatatttctttctaTACAATAAAAGAATTTAACTAAAAcatgtttatttataatacttttttaatttttaatataatgaaaataaaaatatacacattaaaaatacattaataataaatttattagttataaaaattttgcaaaagcatataaatgtatgttataatatattctctatgtattttaattaatcttaatatattttaattttcttacataaataagaattattttatatgaatttatatatttttttttaaaactctAAACACAATACACAttacaacaaaaaatatataaataaatttaaaatattaatatcaaTATCTATTAAATCATcagttattataaatataaatgttttaaagttgttatgttttattttattattatttcatttttttttaagtgtttaatttataaagatCAACActtcataaaaataaggtATAGTTAATATTGACATATGatgtttataaataaatatatatatatatatatatatatatatatatttctatttattGTTAAATATgcatactttttttttttcgtctttttaatttttcatattgtttttatttttttttattacatattttttcgtAATTTACatgaataaatttatttcaataaaaaaaaaaaaataaaatgattattaaaaattttagctgcgaaaaaaataaaataactaaTAGCAGAATTCCTAATGATATAGATCACTCTTCAAAAAATaggaaaatgaatatatcaataaattactatatattcaataaaatatataaatattttttatttattaaatatttattactttcccatttaattatatttctatGTATTAACAATAAggtgaaatataaaatataacaaaatgaaaacatcttatttttatttttttatataatctgTTCATAAGGAGtaccatatttatatattattattacgttaatattatatttatatataatatatttttattttgttttctttaGAATAACTATAAGAACAATTTTTATgatcaatatatttataaaaatgaaacattTAATACATTACAAAATAGATCATTGACAGAGATTCATTTCAATAATGATTATTCCAACTTAAATGGTTCAAGTAAAAATACATCAAATTTAAGACCAAAAAACATAAACAAAaatgataagaaaaataaaaacaatattaatgaagagataatttataatgataatataagaGATACATCAATATCAGAACCTAAAAATTTAGAggatttaatatttaaaaaaagaacagaAGAATCACATTTAAATGAAGGAAAAGATTTATCACCTTTTGATAAGATCAAGTGCTGTTTTGATATTTTTGATGATTTTTTTATAGATAGAATAATAGATTATAATgttcaaaaaaaagattCAACATCAGTGAAATTAATTACAGAAAACATTATAATACATGCTATTGCTTTCTTTCCTTTTTCGTTACCATTCTTATCGCATATAACTGATAGATTAAATTTCTTTGGGATTAATCAtgagaagaagaaaaaaaaagatatattatatataacagaCGATAAAAAAGAGCTTTATGgtgtaaaataatatttatattattttttttttatttttttgtttttacaAATAATTACTAATAagttaaaaataatgtttatAACTACCCatcaatatgaataatttgaaatattaatatttatacatatttaccTTCgcattatatacattattatatacacatttgtatatatcattagttctgtattatttcttataattatttcttatttttgaattattattctgttttttgttttttcgttttttttttttcgtattacatatatataataaatacttatatattcatcaaataaaaattattatatatttttgtattatcacATAAATACCCCATTATATAATTAGTtggtttataatatataaaattttcaaattcattatatacataattattttatgataatacaaaataattatgtgtTGATTAAGAATGactattaaatatatgcgataatatatgtatatatttatatttatttatttaaacattttattatagtaatacaaaaaaaagtataatatataaataaatatttcttttagttaaaaaattatgtcttataacatatatatatattaaaaatacaatatgtaatattagatatatttaaaggTAAGGAACATTAATAACATTGCTGAAATTtcaatatgatatattacatttaaccttattaaattaaataaatatattaagtataatgtttatttaagaatttaataaatatatatatatatatatatatatatatatatatatatatatatatataatgcatTAAATCAATCAAacgatttttatttaataaccACAATAACATTCAGGAATTGTTTTTGtataaatgaatttattaaatatgtcagaaaatttaaaaatacatatatctataaatatgtgtattattaaaacaaatgaacaatatatataatatgtgtagtttgatataaatatatatggaaaatatataaaatacgtgaaattatattatgttataattttatataatatattcttatctTTTGGCTAATAGTATTACATCAtgttacataaaaaataatatttttcatatattatataatattatattattagaatctaataaaaaaatcaattttccatttttcaccaaaatatattaagaattCCTTTAGAGTATTAATAAAAACACATTGTTAAtagtaaaatattaatataataaaatttataataatattattctattaaaatttttaataaattataatatataatattttatttgtttttatttaaattataacacATAAAAGAttagataataattttaattatatgaaagaaagaaataaaaaaaaaaatcctaAGAATagtactatatatataataaaataatatatcatcaaaataattaacattacaaaatataatatatatacatgttcTCATTGAATCCATATCAATTAAAGACCATGacgatatatattataaaagacaattcaatttattatgtattaaatgatataatacaaaaaaaaaaactctgATCTATCACAGAAggtatcattataattatcaggTGTTTATAacttcatatttatttacaatatattGTAACAATACTATTAAAACATTTAACGTTTATAATTCTATcgatattaaataaataattgaaataatattattatatttattcataccATGAATATATATGACTTATATTaagaattaatttatttctaaATACCTaatttcaaatatttttaattaaaaaaatgtgtatttcaaaataaagaaaaataggaaaaatattataatgaattattattattgcaaaataatcatatgaatatcatataaaaaaatagtacattataatatataagcaagacaaattttatattatttctcattaataaataaaaaatatattttaattaaaataaaaaaaacacaagtacacaaacatataaaaaattatatttatatgtttcttttaattaaaatattttaaaatagtAACAACAGAACCTgaaaactaaaaaaaaaaaaaaaaaaaaaaaaaaattaataaaaatattttcaacatatatatatatatattttaaacatatacaaTAGAATAGTATATTGTTCAAAATAATGGtacaaattaatatattttatattattcaataaaatagtataattaatttttatttatataaaaataaacacttatatataagacaattttcatataagtattaatatatacataattgttttataaatataatataatcataatcatataaataatacaccAATTATAATAcctattaaataaaatattaacgGATTAATAAATTGTAAtatatcaattttatttatatctgtggatttattgatattttcattattacgTTCTCCTAATAATTTtgtaacattattattattattatttttaattaacgCAACATCTAAACTaggatttatattttgatctgctatataatattcttcatctaaaatttaaaatatatttatatatatttatatatttatttatttttttatataattatgtaataCTTACCAGATTCTAAATCAGAAAGAGCAGGATAGAAAATTTCATTATCATCTGTTTCGTCTGTTGAAATATCACACGAATTGTCTTTACATGTAgaataatattctttatttgataaatattCTTCCATAtcaagaaaattataatgcTTATTCAAATCATTAGACTTAGTGGAATccttattcttattataatcGTTATACtctttatatacattatcattataatagtATTTATAATCATCATTAAAATCATTTTTGCCTTCttgatttttttcattttgatactcttcaataaatatatacttgaAATTATCGTATTtgttttcataaatatacCTATATTCATTATTGCATTCAAGTACATCATCAAATGTATTATAATTACTACACATATTAGGTTTTTTATAACActtaataaaacatatacttGTTTTCATtaacttttttatatcaaataCATTACAATTGTATTTAATATAGAGAGAtcttttatgtttataatatttagtTACATCTTTTTCGCATAATCtaagaatatttttcatatatttattccaactaacattatttataaaaatatcctTTCCACATTTTATGGATAGATAACTTTCATCCTTCttattatcttcttcattaggatattctataaaattattacgTGTATCCTCAAGACTAGACACTtcaaatacatttatattatgatcatttttataatatttatctgtatatttataaaaattatctgCTAATTGACTATTACTTAAAGTGTCTAATACATATCTTTCAAACCAAAACAGGtttatataatcaaatatatcattaatataatttaaatcatAATATTCCTTTATGCactttttctttaataattctgaaaaaattaaatccCTATTTTCTTCAGTATTCAGTTTATTTACCCTTtgaaaatatggaaaaaaattgTCACTGTTTATGGACACTTTTGTTCCACTAGTATTCTTCACAACTTCTAAAATactcatttattttatttatacaatatatatatatattacaaataatcatatatttttttttcactttatttatattataattatatggtattattacgaaaaaaaaaaaaaataaaataaataatttaattaattaatactgaactaaaatatatatacaaaataatagggttattcaaattatattatatcattaaattataaataattacaaaaaatattaaattctaACATAaccacataaatatatatatatttatctatttaaaaatattaaaaaaaaaaaaaaaaaaaaattttatactttagaaaaatataaatgtattaaaatatacatagacaaaaattaatatatatgtattataatattatatttctttctttcttttttttttggcccaaatatttaaaaaatacaattttctttttttaataaatatcaaATTATTTCAGAGAAGATCTATATAtaccaaataaaaatatatcattgaaaattattaaaataaattttaataaattatgtattttttccATAAAGAACAATTTACGTTATGAATATGATTTGCaaataacataatatataatctttgtaatatattaattcattttttattattttatattttattctttaaatttctttttttttttttttttttttactatatttctatataaaaaaaattaaaaatttttacatatatttttaattatttcttcttattatatgtataacttGTTGCAaccatattaaaataaaaaaaatattacaaataggatttcatatataataataaatttaataaacgTTTCCaatttttacaaaattaaagaaaaactaatatattttatagataattaatagaaataatctttaaaaattattattcccaacataaaaaatttatattaaattctcttaatataatattaatccatttttgtattttttttttttttttttggtatttatataaaatatgtatatatatatataatatgcttgctatatataattaaatga
Encoded here:
- a CDS encoding Hypotetical protein, translated to MLFLSFKIFIFVLVLNIILGSNKNNNVINIFEKIKNKKQFHIRINKSLAEYIKNESRNYESIEFDLLYEELVEQKLKNYQRLMDLRKKEKNYEKRKRRDKKFQDKVVRNKLKAYYVLIGDYNKYYEISDSFNLFERKNKIKDKLYEMNDLFNLSERKHKIKNKLYKNIFKGTSFWKNLGLFLEFLGICAAESMIFVIFNSLVLILKITSDTMFSCLTSVIVPLGIYGVSILLIIITVIVVVLLVVWLWPKEEKNLINKMTEPI